The Prunus dulcis chromosome 3, ALMONDv2, whole genome shotgun sequence genome segment TGATCAGAAGTAACTCTTGCTAACCCCGTATGTTTAACATGGGGGAAGGAATCTTCCCATTCTTCAGAAAAGAGGAATCTGTCCAGTCTTCTGCACACTGCGTTTTCCCTAAAATTAGACCATGTAAAGGAAGCATTCAATAGGTTTGGGTCTCGCAGGTTAGTGTCATCGATAAAATCATTGAAAATCTTCATACTACTTGTCATCCTACCTCCGTTAGATTTCTCAGATACAAACCTAACCACATTAAAATCCCCCCCAATACACCACTTGTTACCACACAAACCGAACAACCCCGCTAATTCCTCCCAAAATCTTCTTCTATCCCTAGGATGACAAGGGCCATAAATACCTGATAGCCACCAATCCCCCCCAGAAGCGTCCAAAATTCTTATagaaacagaaaattcccCAATTTCAAAGTCAGAAATGGAGGTAGTTTGAGAATTCCACATCACCACAATCCCACCAGACCTACCCCTTGAAGGGGCATACACCCACTCTTTGAATCTAGACCCCCAAACACCAGCTGCAAGTCTTCTATCAAaaacttctttctttgtctCCTGCAAAATAACAATATCTGGATTTATTCTTAACAACTGCTCCTTCACCATCacccttttccttttgctcCCGAGACCTCTCACATTCCAAGATATGATCTTCATTTATTTAACTTGACCTCCCTCATAAGCAAAGTAGACTGCACACTATCCACTTCCGGTTCAACCCTAGTCGAACACCGTTTCCCCTTCCTGCTAGATTCACCATTTGATCGGCTAGATTTCGAGAGGCACCCAAGTGATAACTGCTTCCTAATGGGAACCATCGTGAGATTCAGCTTGGCCATTATCCGGGAATGCTTCTCCTCCCCAAACCTCTTTCTTCTGCAGTAACTCACAAATTCAACTTCTTTGGTCTTCTCCCCTACCACTCCATCACCATTGTCCCCCTCAATGTCTTGTGAATTCAAAGGCCCGGCCTCTCCGCCTCTTTCCATACCTGGCACCTTATCATCTTCCTCACAATTTTTATCCTCCAGCCCGCCATGACCCTCCAAAACCAGCCCATCAATCAACCCAGTCAAAATTCCAGCCACAGACTTGTCGTCACTTTCAATTACATCAACTGTCTCCTCCACCTCAGATGGGAGATCGTCCTCCTCAGTTCCAACTGAAGCGATTGATCTGCCATCCACAGAATCGCACGATTCGTCCCCCTGTCTCTCTTCAGATATAGTTGCAAACTCCCCTCCGTGTCCAGATCGCACATCGTGAGTTGAGGAGACGCCCCGTCTTTTAGATATAGTCTTTCTTCCACTAATCCTACAGAACTTAGATCTAAATCTGGTTTCATGTTGAGCGGGCCCAGCCCAACTCACATTACCCTAAAAGTATAGTATTGGGTTGCAATTACCTCCAGGCCCATAATTAGATACAGATTTAATTGCAGGATTTGGCTCAGAAATGGCTTCCGAAACAGGCCCAAATTTTGGGCCTCAATTAAAAGCCCATGCGCAGGATTTCTTAACCCCCAAATTGGTTGACCTTCTGACGAGATCTACAGGAAGTTGACAAGACTTCGAAGTTGGCTCCAGCTGTGGATCCAGCGATCCAGGTAATCTGCCGATCCCACAGATCCCACTTCCGCATTCCAATGTTCTAGCCGCCAATCTATCGCAATCCTTCTCGATACCTTCGAAGTTCCGCTTCTCAATGTGATTGCCCCTTTCCCCCTCCACGTGCGTTGAAAAAAAGTCCCCATGATTGAAAAGACCTCCACCGTCGCTTGGTTCCACTGGTTTCCGGCCACCCGCCATTTTAGGCAGAGGGAACCGGTAGTTTGTGGGCCTAATCGCAGGAGATAAAGGTCTAATTTTCACAAAATAGGACTCAGATCCTTCATTGAGAATCACAATCTCGGGAAGAAATCCGACTTGGTTTTTCCTGGTTTTGATTCTTGCTTCGAACAGATACTTGAAGTTTTCCGTTCTCTGGTCCAATTCAATCAGCCCCCCACATTCATTCCCAATACGTTCAAAGAAATCTTTTCTCCACCAATGCATAGGAAGACCAGAGACCCCAAGCCAGCCTCCATAGCTAACAATTTTAGGGATATTATTTTCCAGACCACGTTCCCAACTATATAAAAGTACGTCTGTTTGTCCCTCCACCGCCAGCTTACCAATGTTATTAACACTAATAGCCTCCTCTTTACTATCACAAACAAAGAAGGCCCTGTTAATCTGGTATGGAAATAGTTCAATCTCTTTATCTCACCAGCTTGTTAGGGCCAACCTGATATCACTCCAAGATTGATGTAGAACTTGCCTCTCACAGGCTACCACCCAACTCCAGTTCGAGTTCCCAACCGTAGTTTTGTTCCCAGTAGCCACCCTTTCATGCCCATTCTCACTTTCTACCGCCTCCTTGTAAGTTTTACCCACCGATCTACCATTGCCACTCGAAACGAAACAATCAGCTTCTGCCGCTGGGTTGACCATGTTCGAGTTGATCCTCCCTGTCAATATGGCTCtaagttttctttcattaaaacCCATCCGAAGTTGTTTCGACCCTGAGGAACAACCACAGACCTAACTACTCCATGTACACATTTCGACAGTCGCATATGAAGGCCCTTTCCATTATTAAGCTTTTCCATCCACACTTGAAAAGAATCTCCCTTATACTGTCGGAAAAATCTctgttctttattttccaaaagGTTCTGCAGCTCTCTGACCAGCCAATTCACACATCTAAGCTCAAGAGAAACATGGAACACACGCGCTCTAACCTTCTCTGTAATCAAGATTGATCCTCCATAGGAGAGTTCGTCAACCTTGATTCTGAATTCCTTTGCTTCAATATTAAATTGGGAAGAAAGGATATTGCAGAAGCACAACTCTATCCTCTNNNNNNNNNNNNNNNNNNNNNNNNNNNNNNNNNNNNNNNNNNNNNNNNNNNNNNNNNNNNNNNNNNNNNNNNNNNNNNNNNNNNNNNNNNNNNNNNNNNNTGAGAGATGGTAATCGGAAGACTCATGAATCGTCGATTCAAATTATATCTCAGGGTGGATAAGTTATTCattaacagaaaaaagaagaagcaagatCTAACTGATAGAACAAATACAATCATAaatcaaatagaaaaaattaCATTCTAGTCTGCCCATATCATGTAAGACGTGAAATTGTAGTTGTCACCAAAACGTATGCTGTGTACTTGGGTTTGTAAATGGATGAAATGATAGCAGGAAGAATCATCGTGGttgtaatattttctttttgattgaTTCAGGTTGGCTACATATGATTTATCTGAACTGCAGATTGAGGGTGATGGAAATTGCCAGGTTTGGCTACAATGAATGATTTATCAGCCTattgtttttttcaattattttcattacATTCTTCTTTCACTATATAGATTGAAATGCAAATGCGTACCACATGTATGTTGTtatcatttcattttatttgtttacttgGGTTAAGTCGACGTAAACTTAAGTTTGCCTCATACCttcctttatttctttacgtgtttttttttttgaggagTCAAGGGGTTGCTGCGTTATGATTgataaaatatttgtttaacACGCTGCAGTTTCGAGCATTAGCAGATCAGTTGTTTCGCAATCCAGATTACCACAAGCATGTGCGAAAACATGTGGTAAAGCAGGTATGGCTGATGAAACTCCTCCAATGCATtcaatttccttatttgagtTACCCCACACCACCAACACAACCACCCCCCCCCGATAGGAACTTCTTTACATCAGTTTAGTTATTGTAGGCTTGATGGATTAGAAGATTGTATTCTTTAGCAGTTATTTTCATCTATCAGTGGTATTGGATATGCAAATCTTATTACCTCACTGTATATGAAATCTGTGGAGCTTAATTCtggtttcatattttctttatattaagtatttcttattatttattaaaaatgtttTATGTTTCAGCTAAAGCATCACAGAAAACTCTATGAAGCTTATGTCCCTATGAAGTACAGACACTAcctgaagaagatgaagaagttAGATTTCTGCTTTCAtgccttttgattttttactaCAAAATTTAAGATATGTTGTCATGTATCTAAGTGTTACTAaaagttaattttattttttacaaaatactAAATGGAACTAGAGCCGGGGAGTGGGGAGATCATCTTACCCTTCAGGCAGCTGCAGATCGAGTAAGTTCAAATCCTCTCCTTTTACATCTGGTGCTTTTGAGGTCACTAAGTGAAAATACTTGCTTTCTTCTTTGCCTCGCCATTATCATGTCAAGGTTTAGTAGTTCATCTTATGTATGATGTAGCCACATCGGTGTCCCCTTATAGATGAGAAATGAATCATATTACAAATCATAAGAATCAAGTAATAGATGGGAAATTcgataaaaagaagaagtaatAGATGGGAAACAATTAAACACCACTTACATGGAAAACTTGGTCTCTTGAACCTCACTTATGATCTGTTCTGCTCTTGCACCTTGTCTTGTGAGATTTCATATATAGGTTTGCAAAGAACTTCttccttttccattttctaGGGTTAAATATAGTACCATCTGCAGAATCATGACCTGAGTCGATAAATTGTAATTAGAAGCTGCTCTTTCGTATGTGGTTGTGATTTCATAGTGGTAAAATGCAGTTTTTGTGAGATCGAAGTAAATAACTAAAAAAACATTGTTTCTTTGTATCTGTTAAATCTTTTGGTTTCTCCGTTTATTcctatgttttcttttctttcccactttatttatatttctgaGTCCTGCAGTGGTTGCTTTCTAACAGTTACAGATTCTTCTGTAGTTTGGAGCCAAAATTTGTGTAATCACCTCTTTTCGAGACGCTTGCTATATTGAGATCCTTCCTAAAGACAGGAATCCTACCCGAGGTTTATCTCATTTGCTTACTTTATCTTatctaaatttaattatagtttgctttttgaaacttgaaagaaaaTGCGTAACAGTCAAGTTGGGCTTTTCAACACGTTCGATGGTAATATAATGTCAATTTTTGCATGGAACTACAAATTTGGATTGGACCTGATGCAGAACTTGATGTCAGTTTCTGTTGAAGCTTTGCATGATAAACTCAATGAGGTCcctcttgtttttgtttcagaGGTTTGGCTGAGCTTTTGGAGTGAAGTGCATTATAACTCATTGTATGCAAGTGCAGGTGGTGAACTAAACCATTATTTACTTGTCCTCCTCATTTgcaacatttttttctttcttcttgacGCTTTGGTCTCGGTGCCGTTTAGAGATATAATCCTCTGATTCTTTTACTAATGTGTGTACAGATGTTCCGACAAGAAATCCGAGAAAGAAGCATTGGCTGTTCTAGATCTAGGGTTATTTCAAATGGTCATCAGTTTCGGATATATACAAGTTATATATTAGTAAGTATACTATGGTCATGGGCATTGTAACTTGGTGTAAATTAACACGAATTCCAGATATTTCTTTCAAAGTTTATCTCTGTATGCCCAAAATTAGAATTTAGATCTGTATATAAAAGTTACAAAGGATCCCCTAGCTTTTCAACGACATCGTTACCACAGGATTCTTGTATAAAGAGCATGAGCCATGCAGAAATTGGGTTCCTATTTCATTTGCAAGGTATTGTTTCAATGTGCTACATCTTTGAGTTCCATAAGGAAGAGGTACTTATATtgccaacaacaaaaataagtgaaaattttcagttttatttttggtgagaTTGGGCCGAAGCCTGACGACAAAAATAACAAGATAAAACTAGTTTTTGCCTAGTTTTTACTCAAACAAATAGCATTAGCAGCTAGGACATCGGAGATAGGATATGTAAATTTCTACTCAAACTAGTAGGCATTTGCAGATAGAACATCAGAGCTACACTGTAGGTTTATGAATTCTTTAGTACTTTCAAATTTCTAAACGCGAAATtatttgggtgtcttaattaaatttctccat includes the following:
- the LOC117621894 gene encoding OVARIAN TUMOR DOMAIN-containing deubiquitinating enzyme 11-like, with the protein product MKALSIIKLFHPHLKRISLILSEKSLLATYDLSELQIEGDGNCQFRALADQLFRNPDYHKHVRKHVVKQLKHHRKLYEAYVPMKYRHYLKKMKKAGEWGDHLTLQAAADRFGAKICVITSFRDACYIEILPKDRNPTREVWLSFWSEVHYNSLYASADVPTRNPRKKHWLF